Proteins found in one Kluyveromyces marxianus DMKU3-1042 DNA, complete genome, chromosome 2 genomic segment:
- the SMX2 gene encoding mRNA splicing protein SMX2: MSSPDLRKYMNKKLLLQLNGDRKLVGILRGYDAFLNVVLDNPIQVFDDGEVQIGPQTVVRGNSIISIEPLDSL; the protein is encoded by the coding sequence TACATGAATAAGAAGCTTCTACTACAACTAAATGGCGATAGAAAACTAGTGGGAATACTAAGGGGATATGATGCATTCTTAAATGTGGTACTGGATAACCCAATACAAGTATTCGACGACGGAGAAGTACAGATAGGACCCCAAACGGTGGTTAGAGGTAACTCAATAATATCTATTGAACCACTAGATAGCTTATAA
- the EMA19 gene encoding Ema19p: MGRTDSHPTEKSKEMQVKTQLWKIKLWKIWYLINIPIMAFLDSNAVIPENLQFTKFMLEGYIEQFHDFLCANPPKWLKIMTLFEIFFQLPVAVYCLYQLLNLSSSKAVKKTLAKVDFLSRLYALNVISTTAFCIYYVWAFGYYPDHVDVSLSYPHKAALTMVYAPYVLVTTLFFV, encoded by the coding sequence ATGGGTCGCACTGATTCGCATCCCACTGAAAAGAGCAAGGAAATGCAAGTAAAGACACAATTATGGAAGATTAAACTGTGGAAAATATGGTACTTAATAAATATTCCCATTATGgcttttcttgattctaACGCAGTGATCCCAGAAAATCTACAGTTTACCAAGTTCATGCTTGAAGGATATATCGAACAATTCCATGATTTCCTCTGTGCAAACCCTCCAAAGTGGTTGAAAATTATGACTTTGTTCgaaatcttcttccaattgccAGTTGCAGTGTATTGTCTATATCAATTGCTTAACCTATCCTCTTCCAAAGCGGTAAAAAAGACGCTAGCAAAAGTTGACTTCCTCTCTAGATTGTATGCGCTAAATGTCATCTCCACAACTGCTTTCTGTATATACTACGTGTGGGCATTTGGCTACTATCCCGATCACGTGGATGTATCTTTAAGTTACCCGCACAAAGCTGCCCTCACAATGGTTTATGCACCATATGTGTTAGTGACAACGTTATTCTTTGTATAG
- the MEP2 gene encoding ammonium permease MEP2 yields MTSIFTGVPTDTGTGGNSLNTDLNKPFDKADMAWIMVAGSFVWLMVPGIGLLYSGLSRKKHALSLLWASIMTVAVVTFQWYWWGYSLVFSHTTRGHGFLGTLQFFGFKNVLGAPSAATTVPDILFAWFQGMFAMTTGILMVGGACERARLFPMMVFLFLFITIVYCPIACWTWNPSGWLAKLGALDYAGGGPVHICSGHGALIYALILGKRNDPLTKNGMPKYKPHSVTSVVLGTVLTWAGWIGGFNPGSAGNATIRAWYSAFSTNLAASCGALTWMFIDYFRCGHKWTTVGLCSGAIAGLVGITPAAGFVPLWASVIIGIVTAAGCNLAVDIKHLLRIDDGLDVYSLHGVGGCIGSVMTGIFAADYINALAGVEGAPISGGWINHHWKQVGYQLAALCSTVAWTCVVTACLLLIMDRIPFLRLRLRPEEEELGTDEAQIGEFTYEEEASYIPEPIRSKSIAEAPLPNIDDQIKTDNTSSSEVNSEPKETNTA; encoded by the coding sequence ATGACTTCTATATTTACTGGTGTTCCTACGGATACAGGTACTGGGGGTAATTCCCTTAACACAGATTTGAACAAGCCATTCGACAAGGCCGACATGGCTTGGATTATGGTTGCCGGTTCTTTCGTGTGGCTCATGGTGCCAGGTATCGGTTTATTGTACTCTGGTCTTTCCAGAAAAAAGCACGCTCTATCGTTGCTATGGGCGTCCATAATGACGGTGGCAGTGGTGACGTTCCAGTGGTATTGGTGGGGTTATTCTCTAGTGTTTTCGCACACAACTAGAGGACATGGTTTCCTTGGAACTTTGCAGTTCTTTGGTTTTAAGAATGTTCTCGGTGCGCCATCTGCAGCCACTACTGTGCCAGATATCTTATTCGCATGGTTCCAAGGTATGTTCGCTATGACCACTGGTATCTTGATGGTTGGTGGTGCTTGCGAAAGAGCTAGACTTTTCCCAATGAtggtgtttttgttcttgttcattACCATTGTGTACTGTCCAATTGCATGCTGGACCTGGAACCCATCCGGATGGTTAGCTAAGTTGGGTGCTTTGGATTACGCCGGTGGTGGTCCAGTCCACATTTGCTCCGGTCACGGTGCCTTGATTTACGCTTTGATCCTAGGTAAGAGAAACGACCCATTGACCAAGAACGGTATGCCAAAATACAAGCCACACTCTGTTACGTCTGTTGTGTTGGGTACTGTGCTAACCTGGGCAGGTTGGATCGGTGGTTTCAACCCAGGTTCCGCTGGTAACGCTACCATCAGAGCTTGGTACTCTGCTTTCTCAACAAACTTGGCTGCCTCTTGTGGTGCTTTAACCTGGATGTTCATTGACTACTTCAGATGTGGCCACAAATGGACCACTGTTGGTTTGTGTTCTGGTGCCATTGCCGGTTTAGTTGGTATCACACCAGCAGCCGGTTTCGTACCACTGTGGGCTTCCGTTATCATTGGTATCGTTACTGCTGCAGGCTGTAACCTAGCTGTGGATATTAAGCATCTATTGCGCATTGATGATGGTTTAGACGTCTACTCCTTGCACGGTGTTGGTGGCTGTATCGGATCCGTGATGACTGGTATCTTCGCTGCTGACTACATCAACGCATTGGCCGGTGTTGAAGGTGCACCAATCAGCGGTGGTTGGATCAACCACCACTGGAAGCAAGTTGGTTACCAATTGGCTGCTCTTTGCTCCACCGTTGCTTGGACCTGTGTCGTTACAGCTTGTCTACTATTGATTATGGACAGAATTCCATTCCTAAGACTAAGATTGagaccagaagaagaagaattaggTACTGATGAAGCTCAAATTGGTGAATTCACATATGAGGAAGAAGCCTCTTACATTCCAGAACCAATTAGATCTAAGTCTATCGCTGAAGCTCCTCTTCCAAACATTGACGATCAAATTAAGACAGACAACACTTCATCTTCGGAGGTAAATTCGGaaccaaaagaaactaATACTGcttag
- the GNA1 gene encoding glucosamine 6-phosphate N-acetyltransferase, producing MSLPAGYSIRRATKSDYDGITSVLKVLTKVGNVKKEDFDSVVEHWDSVKIDGSHHMYNCTVITNEIGEVVATGSLIMERKVIHECGLVGHIEDIAVREDQQGKKLGLFLIQYLYKLAKESGCYKAILDCAEKNVGFYEKCGLQKAGVEMQIRFGR from the coding sequence ATGTCTTTACCTGCAGGTTATTCAATTAGAAGAGCCACTAAATCTGATTACGATGGGATCACTTCTGTGCTAAAGGTATTAACTAAAGTTGGAAATGTAAAGAAGGAGGATTTCGACTCAGTGGTAGAACATTGGGACTCTGTTAAAATCGATGGGAGTCATCATATGTATAACTGTACTGTGATCACTAATGAAATTGGTGAGGTGGTAGCCACTGGATCATTGATTATGGAAAGGAAGGTTATTCATGAATGTGGTCTTGTGGGACACATTGAAGATATTGCAGTGAGAGAAGATCAACAGGGGAAAAAATTAGGACTATTTTTAATACAATATCTATACAAACTAGCTAAAGAGTCTGGATGCTATAAGGCAATTCTTGACTGTGCTGAAAAGAATGTGGGATTTTATGAAAAGTGTGGGCTTCAGAAGGCAGGTGTTGAAATGCAAATAAGATTCGGCCGCTAG